The proteins below come from a single Spirochaetia bacterium 38H-sp genomic window:
- a CDS encoding response regulator yields MVTGTMHRVIVVEDEPVIALDIKVFLERIGHIVPAVFSSAEQFLREWENYSPDVILMDIQLEGSINGIEAVRSLRNAGMDVPVVFISAHADEHTCNLAQSTEPFAYILKPFDEREIKIAVELAVYKHKSEKALKERERLFFTTFNSIGDGVVVTDEKGLIKFINNTASFLLDFNSEDLTGKIFADIFEPIPYKNDYIDIPNLLSFHNDIIVEHRVEEIRDNGKIKNYVHVLRDLSRLIKSEEALRKREQQLRHAQKMDAVGRLAGGIAHDFNNLLTVIMGYTKLLLQEVSDASLRADIESIQNTAKKTSHLIRQLLVFSRERVINPSKINVNTLVKDMEKLLRRLIGEDVSLSVYASASIPFIYADSGEIEQIIINLVINARDAVSNKGNITIKVYNHLSTVEKDNIVEQLPPGHYVCIEVSDNGVGIEKENITKIFEPFFTTKEENKGTGLGLATVYGILKNTGGFIQVDSTVGEGSSFYLYFPVFMENKKEDTRINTIESAPGGSETVLLVEDDEHVCKLIERALGKYGYTVLKTYNPGEAILIAEEYSGTIHMLVSDLILPYMDGKKLSQRIKSLRPDIKTLFLSGYPDTLTREKVNLEQSDCLLKKPFEIATLLSKVREILDS; encoded by the coding sequence ATGGTTACAGGGACTATGCATAGGGTGATTGTAGTAGAAGATGAGCCAGTTATAGCTCTTGATATCAAGGTTTTTCTTGAGAGAATAGGACATATCGTGCCTGCTGTCTTTTCTTCTGCAGAACAATTTTTAAGAGAATGGGAAAACTATTCTCCCGATGTGATTCTTATGGATATACAGCTTGAGGGTAGCATCAATGGCATAGAGGCTGTAAGGAGCTTAAGAAATGCCGGGATGGATGTCCCTGTTGTGTTTATAAGTGCCCATGCAGATGAGCATACCTGTAATCTTGCACAATCCACAGAGCCTTTTGCATACATTCTCAAGCCTTTTGACGAGAGAGAAATAAAAATCGCAGTAGAGCTTGCAGTATATAAACATAAGTCGGAAAAAGCATTAAAAGAACGGGAAAGGCTTTTTTTTACTACTTTCAACTCAATAGGCGACGGAGTTGTAGTTACGGATGAAAAAGGTCTTATAAAGTTTATCAATAATACAGCTTCTTTCTTACTGGATTTTAATTCCGAGGATTTGACCGGTAAAATTTTTGCGGATATTTTTGAACCTATTCCGTACAAAAACGATTATATTGATATACCCAATCTTCTTTCTTTTCATAATGATATTATAGTAGAGCACAGAGTAGAAGAAATAAGAGATAATGGCAAAATAAAAAATTATGTACATGTTCTTAGAGACCTTTCCAGACTCATAAAGTCGGAAGAGGCTTTAAGAAAAAGAGAACAGCAGCTTAGGCATGCACAGAAAATGGATGCGGTAGGAAGACTTGCAGGTGGTATCGCCCATGATTTTAACAATCTTCTTACCGTGATAATGGGATATACCAAGCTGTTGCTGCAGGAAGTATCGGATGCTTCTCTCAGAGCGGATATAGAGAGCATACAAAATACAGCAAAAAAGACATCACACCTTATACGGCAGCTTCTTGTTTTTTCCAGAGAAAGAGTTATCAATCCTTCTAAAATCAATGTCAATACACTTGTAAAAGATATGGAAAAACTTTTGAGGAGGCTTATAGGAGAAGACGTTTCTCTTTCTGTTTATGCCTCTGCTTCTATCCCATTTATATATGCTGATTCTGGAGAGATTGAGCAGATTATCATAAATCTTGTCATCAATGCACGCGATGCTGTTTCTAATAAGGGTAATATTACCATAAAAGTATATAATCATCTCTCCACTGTAGAAAAAGACAATATCGTAGAACAGCTCCCGCCCGGGCATTATGTGTGCATAGAAGTAAGTGATAATGGTGTTGGAATAGAAAAAGAAAATATTACAAAAATATTTGAGCCGTTTTTTACTACAAAAGAAGAAAATAAGGGAACAGGACTAGGCTTAGCTACAGTATACGGGATATTAAAGAATACTGGTGGTTTTATCCAAGTTGATTCCACGGTGGGAGAGGGCTCTTCTTTTTATCTGTATTTTCCTGTTTTTATGGAAAACAAGAAAGAAGACACCAGAATAAATACGATAGAATCTGCTCCCGGTGGCAGTGAGACAGTATTGCTTGTAGAAGATGATGAGCATGTTTGCAAACTAATAGAAAGAGCGCTTGGAAAGTACGGTTATACAGTGCTCAAGACCTATAATCCTGGAGAAGCTATACTTATAGCAGAAGAATATTCTGGAACCATCCATATGCTTGTATCTGACCTTATCTTACCGTATATGGACGGTAAAAAGCTTTCTCAGCGTATCAAATCTCTGAGACCGGATATTAAGACGCTTTTTCTATCAGGATATCCCGATACTCTTACGCGGGAAAAAGTAAATCTAGAACAATCCGACTGCTTATTGAAAAAGCCTTTTGAAATTGCTACACTCCTATCCAAAGTTAGGGAAATATTGGATTCTTAG
- a CDS encoding 6-hydroxymethylpterin diphosphokinase MptE-like protein, giving the protein MIELVAAKEDCVSVRYNGRWLYHPQRPLEHARRKAERVSFYPNTLYIIVSPVLWYGADHIRNNLPAGSSVIALELENDLRELALKNIPDGLDIPLYAEDVLRHIDYSSYRRVIPVYLSSAHSLNRERYDKLLSHILSEIERFWRNKLTLIRLGHRYVRNIFSNIGLSEPVYTLPYTKNPVIVAAAGPSLEKSMLFIKKYRTKVFLTAVDTAAPVLIKHDIVPDLIIILESQIVNSFDFVGVPRDIPVLFDMSANPSTTKLFSGRKHAVVSNFAPTSLITRLKESFSLPVLPALASVGSFATYLASLMTDNIIILAGLDFYFYRGLSHARGSLFHYYILEKSSRLNPWPFLWERKLISTGMTDLYTSTHLSSFSSQIEEINTISGGRIFSVIESPLMPSVRGVDDGLFPYLPDTSIGYKVLQNWSISRRIDFLKQEKVFINIFLSALKEDKNIDADCFPEIDYIKYILPGQSVDLNNRGTRGIAISAAMEFLRRIDASVTYLKRLSDT; this is encoded by the coding sequence TTGATAGAACTTGTAGCTGCCAAAGAAGACTGTGTATCGGTAAGATATAATGGCAGATGGTTATATCATCCGCAAAGACCTCTGGAACACGCTCGCAGAAAAGCCGAGCGTGTTTCTTTTTATCCCAATACATTATATATTATAGTTTCTCCAGTTTTATGGTATGGTGCGGATCATATCAGGAATAATCTTCCTGCAGGATCGTCTGTTATTGCTCTTGAGCTTGAGAATGACCTGCGTGAGCTTGCTTTAAAGAATATTCCGGATGGTCTGGATATTCCGCTATATGCAGAGGATGTGCTTAGACACATAGATTATTCTTCTTACAGAAGAGTTATTCCTGTCTATTTGTCTTCCGCGCATTCTCTTAACAGAGAAAGATATGATAAGTTACTGTCTCATATTTTGTCGGAAATAGAACGTTTCTGGCGAAACAAACTCACCTTGATAAGGCTTGGCCATAGGTATGTGAGAAATATTTTTTCTAATATTGGGCTTTCTGAGCCTGTGTATACCTTACCTTATACTAAAAATCCTGTAATTGTTGCTGCGGCAGGGCCTTCTCTTGAAAAAAGTATGCTTTTTATAAAAAAATACAGGACAAAGGTTTTTCTCACAGCTGTTGATACCGCAGCACCAGTTCTTATAAAGCATGACATTGTTCCTGATTTGATAATAATACTTGAGTCTCAGATTGTTAATTCCTTTGATTTTGTCGGTGTACCTCGAGATATTCCCGTTTTATTTGATATGAGTGCCAATCCTTCAACTACAAAGCTTTTTTCAGGTCGTAAGCACGCTGTTGTTTCTAACTTTGCGCCTACATCCCTCATAACAAGGCTCAAGGAAAGTTTCTCTCTGCCGGTATTACCTGCTTTGGCCTCTGTGGGTTCTTTTGCAACTTATCTTGCAAGTTTGATGACAGATAATATTATTATTCTTGCGGGTTTGGATTTTTATTTTTACAGGGGATTGAGTCATGCGCGCGGAAGTCTTTTTCACTATTATATACTTGAAAAAAGTTCTAGGCTAAATCCCTGGCCCTTTTTATGGGAAAGAAAGCTTATATCTACAGGAATGACTGACTTATACACAAGCACTCATCTTAGTTCGTTTTCTTCTCAGATTGAAGAGATTAACACAATCTCAGGAGGACGGATATTTTCTGTTATCGAGTCACCTCTTATGCCCTCTGTCAGGGGTGTAGATGATGGGTTATTTCCTTATCTTCCCGATACCTCTATAGGTTATAAAGTTTTGCAAAACTGGTCGATATCCAGACGGATTGATTTTCTAAAACAAGAAAAGGTTTTTATCAATATCTTTTTATCGGCTTTGAAGGAAGATAAGAATATCGATGCTGATTGTTTTCCAGAAATTGACTATATAAAGTATATCCTTCCCGGACAGAGTGTTGATTTAAATAATAGGGGCACAAGAGGTATTGCAATATCTGCTGCTATGGAATTCCTAAGAAGGATAGATGCCTCAGTTACCTATCTGAAAAGGTTATCGGATACTTAG
- a CDS encoding substrate-binding domain-containing protein, translating to PEDLIVTRDRMEGFVQAMRIRRIEFDKDMILFANSFSTEEGYRIASDILSCGKKIDAILASDDLLALGALKAMDEHKKTDIAVTGFNNTVQGQFNKPALTTVDIHPYELGYAAARLLISYINEEDNLPNHFIIDTDIIPRDTTRN from the coding sequence GTCCGGAGGACCTTATTGTTACCCGTGACAGGATGGAAGGCTTTGTTCAGGCAATGCGTATACGTCGCATAGAATTTGATAAAGATATGATTTTGTTTGCTAATTCTTTTTCTACGGAGGAAGGGTATAGAATAGCATCTGATATTCTATCTTGTGGAAAAAAAATAGATGCCATATTGGCTTCTGATGATTTACTTGCATTGGGAGCGCTCAAGGCTATGGATGAGCATAAAAAGACAGATATAGCTGTTACAGGCTTTAACAACACGGTCCAGGGACAGTTTAACAAACCAGCTCTTACTACGGTAGATATACATCCTTATGAGCTTGGCTATGCAGCCGCCCGTCTGCTCATATCATATATCAACGAAGAAGACAATCTCCCCAACCACTTTATCATTGACACGGATATAATTCCCAGAGATACTACAAGAAACTAA
- a CDS encoding Dabb family protein gives MIKHIVMWKLNNDNDKETALAEARQKLLSLRNSLPAELLSSIEVGINSDKGTGSHDIVLITEHNNWEALQGYQNHPEHLKIAAYVKENLSQRSCVDFEY, from the coding sequence ATGATAAAGCACATTGTCATGTGGAAGCTAAATAACGATAATGACAAAGAAACCGCATTGGCTGAGGCACGACAGAAGCTTCTCAGTCTCAGAAACAGCCTTCCTGCCGAGCTTTTAAGTTCTATCGAGGTGGGGATAAATTCTGATAAGGGAACGGGTTCTCACGATATTGTTCTTATAACAGAGCACAACAATTGGGAGGCTCTTCAAGGTTATCAAAACCACCCGGAGCATCTTAAAATTGCAGCCTATGTCAAGGAAAACCTTTCACAAAGAAGCTGTGTTGATTTTGAATATTAA
- the lepA gene encoding translation elongation factor 4: MAVEQDKIRNFCIIAHIDHGKSTLADRFIQYSHIVEDRQFREQMLDSMDIERERGITIKSQTVNLPYTAEDGNTYVFNLVDTPGHVDFSYEVSRAIYSCEGALLLIDATQGVEAQTLANMYLALEHDLEILPVINKIDLPAADIEGVKEQIEHELGLDPDDAVCISAKTGKNVEELFEHIVKKIPAPSGDLEAAPKALIFDSHYDPYRGVVLYVRVFEGEIKEGDTMLLMSSGASYEIEEVGHLRLKGIPQKSLRAGEIGYVIAGVKTIRDIRVGDTITIKEKPASQPLPGFKEVKPVVYSSIFPVDSNQYEELGKALEKLVLNDASLVYEKTSSVALGFGFKCGFLGLLHLEVVQERLEREFDLAVVFTAPSVQYRITQKDGTIITIETPDEYPDVTKIEKVEEPYIKAIIITPNEYVGGIMNLCMEKRGVQTSLLYLDKKRVELIYEMPLAEVLFDFYDRLKSISRGYASFDYDLIGLRETNLVKLDILVNGKPVDALSQLVFKDNAASRARAICKKLREEIPRHQFKIPIQGAVGSQIIARETISALRKDVTAKCYGGDITRKRKLLEKQKEGKKRMKMVGDVEVPQRAFLSALKASEGSE, from the coding sequence ATGGCTGTAGAACAGGATAAAATAAGAAATTTCTGTATAATTGCGCATATAGACCATGGCAAATCCACCCTTGCGGACAGATTTATACAATATTCGCATATTGTAGAAGATAGGCAGTTTAGAGAGCAGATGCTGGACAGCATGGACATAGAAAGAGAAAGAGGGATAACAATAAAATCACAGACTGTCAATCTTCCTTATACGGCAGAGGATGGCAATACCTATGTTTTCAATCTTGTAGACACTCCGGGGCATGTGGATTTTTCTTATGAAGTATCACGTGCAATATATTCTTGTGAGGGAGCTTTACTTCTTATTGATGCAACGCAGGGAGTAGAAGCTCAGACCTTGGCAAACATGTACCTTGCACTTGAACATGACCTTGAAATTTTACCGGTTATCAATAAGATTGATCTTCCCGCTGCGGATATAGAAGGAGTAAAAGAACAGATAGAACATGAGCTTGGACTTGACCCTGACGATGCTGTATGCATATCTGCAAAGACAGGCAAAAATGTAGAAGAATTGTTTGAACATATAGTAAAAAAGATACCTGCACCTTCCGGAGATTTGGAAGCGGCACCTAAGGCCCTTATATTTGATTCTCATTATGATCCTTATAGAGGGGTTGTTTTGTATGTTAGGGTTTTTGAGGGGGAGATTAAAGAAGGCGATACAATGCTTCTTATGTCGTCGGGTGCTTCTTATGAGATAGAAGAGGTTGGACATCTCAGGCTCAAGGGCATTCCACAGAAAAGCCTTAGAGCCGGAGAAATAGGCTATGTAATTGCAGGGGTTAAGACAATCCGTGACATACGGGTGGGAGACACAATCACAATAAAAGAAAAACCAGCATCCCAACCACTTCCCGGTTTTAAAGAAGTAAAACCGGTAGTATATTCTTCTATTTTCCCAGTTGACTCCAATCAGTACGAAGAACTAGGTAAAGCCCTGGAAAAACTGGTTTTAAACGATGCATCTTTGGTTTATGAGAAAACATCATCTGTTGCGCTAGGATTTGGTTTTAAGTGCGGATTCTTGGGGCTATTGCATCTGGAAGTTGTACAGGAAAGACTAGAAAGAGAATTTGATCTAGCCGTAGTTTTTACCGCCCCCTCTGTTCAGTACAGAATAACGCAGAAGGATGGAACAATAATAACCATAGAAACACCTGACGAATATCCTGACGTAACAAAAATAGAAAAAGTGGAAGAACCCTATATCAAAGCAATAATAATAACCCCCAACGAATACGTCGGTGGTATAATGAATCTCTGCATGGAAAAACGCGGAGTTCAGACCTCTCTATTATATCTCGACAAAAAAAGAGTGGAACTAATCTATGAGATGCCACTTGCAGAAGTCCTCTTTGACTTTTATGATCGCCTAAAATCCATAAGCAGAGGCTATGCATCCTTTGATTATGACTTAATTGGCCTACGGGAAACCAATCTTGTAAAACTGGACATACTTGTCAACGGAAAACCCGTAGATGCTCTGTCTCAGCTTGTTTTTAAAGATAATGCGGCAAGCCGTGCAAGGGCCATCTGTAAAAAACTCAGGGAAGAAATTCCCCGCCATCAGTTTAAAATTCCCATACAGGGCGCAGTCGGCAGCCAGATAATAGCCAGAGAAACAATCTCTGCTCTTAGAAAAGACGTAACAGCCAAGTGTTATGGTGGTGACATAACAAGAAAAAGAAAGCTTCTAGAAAAGCAGAAGGAAGGAAAGAAGCGCATGAAGATGGTAGGTGACGTAGAAGTCCCACAGCGTGCTTTTCTTTCTGCGCTCAAAGCATCGGAAGGAAGCGAATAA
- a CDS encoding response regulator produces MRFLIVEDDLAARVILSKYLEKIGDCVVAEDGRDGYERFVEAWEAGEAFDVVFLDIMMPRMDGHETLKKIREYEEKVGVDPFKATKVLMTTALNDPQNVIQAFHEGGANGYLVKPIKKQRLYAELLSLGIPVK; encoded by the coding sequence ATGCGCTTTTTGATTGTAGAAGACGACCTTGCGGCAAGGGTTATACTTTCTAAGTATCTTGAGAAGATTGGAGATTGCGTTGTTGCGGAGGACGGCCGGGATGGTTATGAGCGTTTTGTAGAAGCATGGGAGGCCGGAGAGGCTTTTGATGTTGTTTTTCTGGATATAATGATGCCCAGGATGGATGGTCACGAGACTCTCAAAAAGATACGGGAATACGAAGAAAAGGTGGGGGTAGATCCTTTTAAGGCTACCAAGGTTCTTATGACTACTGCGCTTAACGACCCTCAGAATGTCATACAGGCCTTTCATGAGGGGGGAGCAAATGGTTATCTTGTTAAGCCCATAAAAAAACAGAGGCTGTACGCGGAGTTACTTTCTCTGGGAATCCCAGTCAAATGA